The Raphanus sativus cultivar WK10039 chromosome 2, ASM80110v3, whole genome shotgun sequence genome includes a region encoding these proteins:
- the LOC108841326 gene encoding ethylene-responsive transcription factor ERF086, which translates to MSTSRTLDHTKHFETSQTQMGFALINQNTTNATTTTTGERRGRRSKQAEPGRFLGVRRRPWGRYAAEIRDPTTKERHWLGTFDTAHEAALAYDRAALSMRGTQARTNFVYTPNDVHTILTNPNLHSLIVSPYNNQSLLPNSSPQFVIDHHPHYQNYHHHQQPKHTLPQTVLPAASFKTPVRHQNADIQAFGNSPQNSSSNGSLSSSLEEENNFFSLQGSNSSNNSGYLDCIVPNHCLKPPPENTTNQNQTGAGFTTPASKASESYEGFSNSYFQDVDMMMEFGSCDLSAMITNYGAGTSISMEDYAIMEPQSFSSSSLAAFGDVVADTTGFYSLY; encoded by the coding sequence ATGTCAACCTCCAGAACCCTAGATCATACTAAACACTTTGAAACGTCCCAAACTCAAATGGGGTTTGCTCTAATCAACCAAAACACAACCAACGCAACCACCACCACAACCGGCGAGAGACGAGGCCGGAGATCGAAGCAAGCAGAGCCAGGGAGGTTTTTAGGAGTCAGGAGACGTCCATGGGGTCGTTACGCAGCTGAGATTAGAGATCCAACCACCAAAGAACGTCACTGGCTCGGCACTTTCGACACTGCTCATGAAGCTGCTCTTGCCTACGATAGAGCAGCTCTTTCGATGAGAGGCACTCAAGCTCGAACTAACTTCGTCTACACTCCAAATGACGTTCACACCATCCTCACAAACCCTAATCTCCACTCTCTCATCGTCTCTCCTTACAATAACcaatctttgttaccaaactcTTCTCCACAGTTTGTCATTGATCACCACCCTCATTATCAAAACTATCATCACCATCAGCAACCTAAACATACTCTCCCACAAACCGTCTTACCCGCTGCTTCTTTTAAAACGCCGGTTCGTCATCAAAACGCTGATATTCAAGCGTTTGGTAACAGTCCTCAAAACTCGTCTTCTAACGGCTCGTTATCTTCTTCACTAGAGGAAGAAAACAACTTCTTCTCGTTACAAGGAAGTAACTCCAGTAACAATTCGGGTTACTTGGACTGCATTGTACCAAACCATTGTCTTAAGCCACCTCCAGAAAACACCActaaccaaaaccaaaccggagCTGGTTTCACAACTCCGGCAAGCAAGGCTTCCGAGTCATACGAAGGGTTTAGTAATAGTTACTTCCAAGATGTTGACATGATGATGGAGTTTGGTTCGTGTGATCTCTCTGCCATGATCACTAACTATGGTGCTGGTACTTCCATCTCAATGGAAGATTACGCAATAATGGAGCCACAaagtttctcttcttcttctctggctGCTTTTGGAGATGTTGTAGCTGACACAACAGGCTTCTACTCACTCTATTAG